Proteins encoded by one window of Orbaceae bacterium BiB:
- the serB gene encoding phosphoserine phosphatase, with translation MGNTLYFNDLSENIDSWQGLPLSLNGCEVVPLDYNAGKTGWIIYGKKLNKTLLSQFQSKLAMPIVIVSSWKIKNYQVVRIAGVMPKKSQEIANELEIDVSIIDNLPSLHSEGLLIMDMDSTAIEIECIDEIAKRHGSGELVSKITEKAMRGEMDFSTSLRKRVATLKGADITILESIRDKLPITQGLSFLVRELHKRKWKIAIVSGGFTYFADHLKEKFKLAEVYANQLDINNSQRLTGKIKGQIVDAKFKAKTLQNLASQFNIPIEQTVAIGDGANDLMMIRIAGLGVSYHGKPKVVQKAKIGINYADLTGLICILSASLDSEG, from the coding sequence ATGGGAAATACATTATATTTTAATGATCTATCAGAAAATATCGACAGTTGGCAAGGATTACCTCTTTCACTTAATGGCTGTGAGGTTGTGCCATTAGATTATAATGCAGGTAAAACTGGTTGGATTATTTACGGTAAAAAGCTAAATAAGACGTTATTATCGCAATTTCAAAGTAAACTCGCTATGCCAATAGTAATCGTATCATCTTGGAAGATTAAGAACTACCAAGTAGTACGTATTGCGGGCGTCATGCCTAAAAAATCCCAAGAGATTGCGAATGAATTAGAAATTGATGTTTCAATTATTGATAATCTACCTTCATTACATTCAGAGGGGTTGTTAATAATGGATATGGACTCGACAGCAATTGAAATTGAATGTATTGATGAAATCGCTAAACGACATGGCTCCGGAGAGTTAGTCTCAAAAATTACCGAGAAAGCAATGCGCGGTGAAATGGACTTTTCAACTAGTCTACGTAAACGCGTTGCAACACTAAAAGGTGCTGATATTACAATTTTAGAATCAATTAGAGATAAATTACCGATTACACAGGGCTTAAGTTTTCTAGTTAGAGAACTGCATAAACGTAAGTGGAAAATAGCCATAGTATCGGGCGGTTTTACCTATTTTGCCGATCATCTAAAAGAGAAATTTAAATTAGCAGAGGTTTATGCTAACCAGCTTGATATAAATAATAGTCAAAGACTAACCGGTAAAATAAAAGGTCAAATTGTTGACGCAAAATTTAAAGCGAAGACACTACAAAATTTGGCTAGCCAATTTAACATCCCAATAGAGCAAACAGTGGCAATTGGTGATGGCGCAAATGATCTAATGATGATTCGTATTGCGGGGCTTGGCGTCTCTTACCATGGCAAACCGAAAGTAGTACAAAAAGCCAAAATTGGGATTAATTATGCCGATTTAACAGGCCTTATTTGTATTTTGTCTGCAAGCCTTGATAGTGAAGGTTAA